Proteins found in one Longimicrobiaceae bacterium genomic segment:
- a CDS encoding alpha/beta hydrolase, protein MSLLVRRRIRRRVSFASPGLSLEERRRVLDRNGSLVSLPRGTMLERVVVSGVPCEWILPYRHDPGRVVLFLHGGAYTLGSCNSHRGMVAHVARACRARALLPEYRLAPEHPFPAALEDAVAVYRFLLGSGVPPGHVTLMGDSAGGGLALATLLALRDAGDPLTAAAVCISPWTDLAATGETLRTRARHDVVLRPETVGRSAALYHGGHPPDHPLVSPLYADLAGLPPLLVQVGGHEILLSDATRLAERARNAGVEVTLRVWPGMWHVWHGYVDWVPESRRAIREIAEFADRHRTAA, encoded by the coding sequence ATGAGCCTGCTCGTCCGCCGCCGCATCCGGCGGCGCGTGTCCTTCGCCTCCCCCGGCCTCTCGCTGGAGGAGCGCCGCCGCGTGCTCGACCGGAACGGGAGCCTGGTCTCGCTCCCCCGCGGGACCATGCTGGAGCGCGTGGTGGTGTCCGGCGTCCCCTGCGAGTGGATCCTCCCGTACCGCCATGACCCGGGCCGGGTGGTGCTGTTCCTGCACGGCGGAGCCTACACCCTGGGGTCGTGCAACTCGCACCGGGGGATGGTGGCGCACGTCGCCCGCGCCTGCCGCGCCCGCGCCCTGCTCCCCGAGTACAGGCTGGCCCCCGAGCACCCCTTCCCCGCCGCCCTGGAGGACGCCGTCGCCGTCTACCGCTTCCTGCTGGGCTCCGGGGTCCCGCCCGGGCACGTCACCCTCATGGGCGACTCGGCCGGGGGCGGGCTGGCGCTCGCCACCCTCCTCGCCCTGCGCGACGCGGGCGACCCGCTCACTGCGGCGGCGGTGTGCATCTCGCCGTGGACGGACCTGGCCGCCACCGGCGAGACGCTCCGCACGCGGGCGCGGCACGACGTCGTCCTCCGGCCGGAGACGGTGGGGAGGAGCGCCGCGCTCTACCACGGCGGCCATCCGCCCGACCACCCGCTGGTGTCGCCGCTCTACGCCGACCTCGCCGGCCTCCCGCCGCTCCTGGTGCAGGTGGGCGGCCACGAGATCCTGCTGAGCGACGCCACCCGCCTCGCGGAGCGCGCGCGGAACGCGGGCGTGGAGGTCACGCTCCGCGTCTGGCCGGGGATGTGGCACGTGTGGCACGGGTACGTGGACTGGGTGCCCGAGAGCCGGCGGGCGATCCGGGAGATCGCGGAGTTCGCCGACCGCCACCGGACCGCCGCCTGA